From the genome of Halictus rubicundus isolate RS-2024b chromosome 2, iyHalRubi1_principal, whole genome shotgun sequence, one region includes:
- the LOC143362551 gene encoding uncharacterized protein LOC143362551, producing the protein MGRTVSIAAGHGGSLCRGPHQRIYHPEANPVERKNRDLKAQLGIYVGRDHATWDERLPTIRFAMNSARCVTTGYSAAYLTFGRELRTPDDANRDLRAIIQAENFLPEITPKLLTLADTMQVAQQNQERQQEQRKEYADQRRRPNPGYERGDLVWVTTHTLSRRERNYTSKFAPKRDGPYVVKRRVGSNSYEIETRDDQPVCVGVYHTSALRPYNGARAEPPEPVTSIRKRGRPRKQREGPSMEHPRKQTRRR; encoded by the exons ATGGGTAGAACTGTTTCCATTGCAGCAGGCCACGGCGGAAGCCTGTGCAGAGGTCCTCATCAACGAA TCTATCATCCCGAGGCCAATCCGGTGGAACGGAAGAACCGTGATCTGAAGGCGCAGCTTGGAATCTACGTCGGTAGGGATCACGCTACGTGGGACGAGAGGCTGCCAACCATCCGATTCGCAATGAACTCGGCCAGATGCGTGACGACCGGGTACTCAGCAGCCTACCTTACTTTCGGGAGAGAGTTGAGGACTCCCGATGACGCCAATCGGGACTTGAGGGCTATCATCCAAGCAGAAAATTTCCTGCCGGAAATTACTCCAAAGCTGCTGACGCTGGCAGACACGATGCAGGTGGCCCAGCAGAACCAAGAACGACAGCAGGAGCAGAGGAAGGAGTATGCCGACCAACGACGCCGGCCCAACCCTGGATACGAGAGAGGAGACCTGGTGTGGGTAACCACTCACACCCTCAGCAGGCGAGAGCGGAACTACACATCAAAGTTTGCACCAAAGAGGGATGGACCATACGTGGTGAAGCGCCGCGTGGGTTCCAACAGCTACGAGATCGAGACCCGTGATGACCAGCCTGTATGCGTAGGGGTGTACCACACCTCGGCGCTAAGGCCTTACAACGGGGCACGAGCAGAACCACCAGAGCCAGTAACATCCATCCGCAAACGGGGACGACCTCGTAAGCAGCGTGAGGGCCCATCAATGGAGCACCCAAGGAAGCAAACGAGGCGCAGATGA